ACGGCGGGAGCTTCTACGGCGGGAGCTTCCACGGCGGGTGCCTCCGCCGCGGGCGCGGGCTCCGGGCGCTCGGCGCGGCGGCGGTCGCGGTCGGCGCCCCACTGCTCCAGCAGCGGGGTCGCGCGGCGGTCGCCCAGCAGCTCGCGCACCGCGTCCCGCGTCTCCTCCAGCGCGTGGAAGACGCGGTCGCCGAACGCGTTCACCAGCGCCTCGACCGTCTTCTTCCCCACGCCCTTGTACGTCCCCAGGTACGCCTCGACCTCCGCGCGTCCGGCCGGCAGCCCCAGCGCCTCGGGATCGAACCCGGCGGGCGCCGGCGCGGCTTCCGCGCGCGTCTCCACAGCGGGCGCCGGGGTCTCGGCCCGCGTCTCGGCGGCGGGCTCGGGCGACGGCTCGCGCCGGGGCTCCTCGCGGCGCACGGCGCCGGGGACGTGGATCACCTGCCCGGGGAGCAGCGGCGGCGGACCGGCCGGCGGGGCCCACCCGCGGCGTCCGCCGTGGCGGTGCCTGAGGCCGCGCGGACCCGCCTCCGCCGGGCCCTCGCGCGAGGCGGAGCTGGGCGGCGCCGTCCGCTCCTCCTCGCGCCGGGGCTCCTCCGCCCGCGCCGGCTCCGTCCGCGGCTCTTCGCGGCGGGGCTCCTCGCGGCGAGGCTCTTCGACGCGCGGCTCCTCGCGGCGGGGCTCCTCGGCGCGGGGCGCGGGCGCCTCCTCGCGCGCGGCGAGCTGGCCGGGGAGCAGCGGCGGCGGCGCCTCGCCCCCGGGGCGGCGGTCGCGACCCCGGCCGCGGTCGCGGCGCCCGCGGTCACGCTCGCGCTCCGGCGGCGCGGCCGTGTCGGCGGCCACGCGCGGCTCCTCGTCCAGGTGGATCGGCTCGGGGCGGGGCGCGCCGCGCAACTCCGGCAGCGGCAGCTTGGTGCCGCTGGCGGGGAGCGCCACCTCGTAGCGCCCCTCGCCCAGGCGGCGCAGGTCGATCACCTCCTGGTCGTGCGCCTGGCGCAGGAAGCGGCTGAACTTGCTGAAGCCCAGCGCGTGCTCGTCGAAGCCCGGCTGCAGCTCCAGCATGCGGCGCTTCACGTCGCCGTCGCGCACCGTCTGCTGCTGGCGGCTCACCATGGCGCGCACCGCGTGCTGCAGCAGCGCGTAGGCGTCCTGCAGCGCGTCCGACGACTCGACCGGCGCTTCCCGCGCGCCGGCGGGCGCCTCCCGCTCTTCGGCCGCGGCAGGAGCCGCCGCCGCGGGCTCCGGCTCCTCCTCCACCCGCGCGGGCGCCACCGTCTCCAGCCGCGGCCCCCGGTCCCGCTCGCGGTCCCGGTCGCGGTCCCGGTCACGATCGCGCCCCCGCCCGCGATCACGGTCGCGCCCCCGGCCCCGGTCGCGCTCGCGGCGCGACTCCTCGCTGCGATCGCGGCGGGTGGGGAGCGAGGCGAGGGGGACCTCCTCCTCGTCGGCGATCGGCTCCACCTCGTACTGGCCGTTCTCCACCCTGTGCAGGCGGATCAGCCCCTTCTCGGCGGCCACCTGCGCGAACTTGGAGAACTTCGAGTAGCCCTCGTCCTTCTCGTCGAAGCCGGGGTCCAGCTCGATCATCACCTGCTTGAGGCGGTCGGTGCGCATCGAGTCGCCCGCGGCGGCCATCTTCTGCGCCGCCTCGCGCACCAGCAGCCAGGGGTCCCTGCGGCGCACCGCCTGCTCGCCCTCGCGCACCAGGCCGGTGAGCGCGTGGTACGAGTAGTACTCGTCGCAGTTCTGGATCAGCAGGTCGCTCGAGGAGTCGCGCATCCCCACGCCGATGACGTACTTGCCGTACTCCTTGAGCTTGATCACGCAGCTCGAGAAGTCGCTGTCGCCGGTCAGCAGGATGTAGGTGCCGATCTCGGGGCGCATGAACGCGAGCTCGATGGCGTCCACCGCCATCCTCAGGTCCGTCGCGTTCTTCTTGGAGGTGCCGTAGGCGGGGGCGAAGATGAGGTCGATGGAGGCCTCGGTGAGCGGCACCACGTAGTTGGGGTAGCGCCGCCAGTCGGCGTAGGCGCGGCGGACCGCCACCTTGCCGCGGAAGATCTCGGTGTTGAGCAGCGTCCGGAGCTCCTTCCCCAGGTCGCTCCTCACCCCCAGCGTGATGTTGTCGAAGTCGATCAGCAGCGCGGCGCTGCGCGTGTCCTGCGTCGCGAGGTGCCCCCCCTGGGGGCTTCGCGGAGTCTGGCTGTTCATCATCTCTCGTCCACGTCCGTTTCATGTACGGCGGGACCCCTCCGCCTCGACGGGAAAGTGCGAAAGTGCGAAGTGCGAAAGTGCGAAAGTAAAACGGCGGGACCGCGCGTCCCGGGGTCAGTTTCGCACTCGGGCACCATCCACTCTCGCCTACCCGCGACGGCCCGGAGGAGCCGCGCCAGGTTCGAAGTCACGACGGGGGCTCACGCGGCGCTCACCGGCGGCTCGACTCTTCCGCGCTGATCATGCGGGCGAGCTCCACGCGGCGCACCTTGCCGCTCCCCGTCATGGGGAAGCTGTCGAGGAAGCGGACCAGGTCGGGGACCTTGTAGTCCGCCAGCACCTCACGGCAGAAGTCCTTGATCTCCTCGCCCGTGACGATCGCCCCCTCGACCGGGACGATGCAGGCGCAACTCATCTCTCCCAGGATCTCGTCCGGGAGCCCCACCACCGCCACGTCCAGCACCGCCGGGTGCGCGTGCAGCCGGTCCTCCACCTCGCGCGGGTACACGTTGAACCCGCCGCGGATGATCATCTCCTTGCGGCGCCCCAGGATGTGGAGGTACCCCTCCTCGTCCACCATCCCCAGGTCGCCGGTGAGGAAGAACCCGTCGGCGGTGAAGGCGCCCGCCGTCTCGCTGGGCTGGCGGTAGTAGCCCTGCATCACGCCCGGGCCCCGCACCGCGATCTCGCCCACCGACTCCTCCGGCAGCACCGTGCCGTCCACGTCGATGATGCGGATCTCCACCTCCGGCAGCGGCTGCCCCACGGTGGCCAGGCGCTTCCCCGGCGGGTCTTCGGCGCGGGTGACGGCCACGGTCTCCGAGGTCTCCGTCATCCCGTAGCCGATGCGGATCCCCGGGAGCAGCCCGCGCTGCACGCGCGCCACCAGCTCCTCCGGCGCCGGCGCGCCGGCCACGATCCCCGTCCTCAGGCTCGACAGGTCGCGCCCCTCCAGCGTGGGCTCCTCCAGCGCCAGCGCGAAGTTGGTGGGCACGCCGTGGTAGACGCTCACCCGCTCGCGCTCGACGGTCTCCAGCGCGTACGCCGGGTCGTCGCGCTCCTGCAGCACCAGGGTGCCGCCCGCGGCCAGCGTCCCCAGCACCCCCGTCCCCAGCCCGAACACGTTGAAGAGCGTGTTGAGGCCGAACACCACGTCGCCCGCCTGGAGCCCCACCGCGTCGGCCGTGGCCGCGGCGGTGGAGAGCAGGTTGGCGTGGCTGAGCGCCACCCCCTTGGGCTTGCCCATGGTGCCCGAGGTGTAGAGGATGGCGAACAGCTCCCCGGGCGAGCCCGGGCGGCGCGGGTACGGCCGCCCCTCGCCGCTGGAGACCAGGTCCTCGAACTGGTGGATGCGGTCGTCGTACCAGAGGTCCTCCTCGCCCACGCTCACCACGTACTGCAGGTCGGGGAGCGTGGCCAGGAAGCTCTCGTAGCGCGCCAGGTAGTCCACCCCCTCCCAGTTCTCGGCGG
This genomic window from Longimicrobium sp. contains:
- a CDS encoding NYN domain-containing protein, with protein sequence MNSQTPRSPQGGHLATQDTRSAALLIDFDNITLGVRSDLGKELRTLLNTEIFRGKVAVRRAYADWRRYPNYVVPLTEASIDLIFAPAYGTSKKNATDLRMAVDAIELAFMRPEIGTYILLTGDSDFSSCVIKLKEYGKYVIGVGMRDSSSDLLIQNCDEYYSYHALTGLVREGEQAVRRRDPWLLVREAAQKMAAAGDSMRTDRLKQVMIELDPGFDEKDEGYSKFSKFAQVAAEKGLIRLHRVENGQYEVEPIADEEEVPLASLPTRRDRSEESRRERDRGRGRDRDRGRGRDRDRDRDRDRERDRGPRLETVAPARVEEEPEPAAAAPAAAEEREAPAGAREAPVESSDALQDAYALLQHAVRAMVSRQQQTVRDGDVKRRMLELQPGFDEHALGFSKFSRFLRQAHDQEVIDLRRLGEGRYEVALPASGTKLPLPELRGAPRPEPIHLDEEPRVAADTAAPPERERDRGRRDRGRGRDRRPGGEAPPPLLPGQLAAREEAPAPRAEEPRREEPRVEEPRREEPRREEPRTEPARAEEPRREEERTAPPSSASREGPAEAGPRGLRHRHGGRRGWAPPAGPPPLLPGQVIHVPGAVRREEPRREPSPEPAAETRAETPAPAVETRAEAAPAPAGFDPEALGLPAGRAEVEAYLGTYKGVGKKTVEALVNAFGDRVFHALEETRDAVRELLGDRRATPLLEQWGADRDRRRAERPEPAPAAEAPAVEAPAVEAPAVEAPAAEPAPEAGAFAEAASAEAPEPAAGAETAEERAEREDREERGRRRRGRRGRGRGRERGEAQAAAPSPEEAARAEAPGGDTDPTLLEPAMLPAAEAEAAPVVEAQTEPVDTDPTLAAQAELPAGEAHRRKRSRRGRGRRGRGNGAEPTPVAEAV
- a CDS encoding AMP-binding protein, which encodes MTLRDRFHGLSVAEALSLRAQEDPRRPFVVYGDRRLTYGQVDAQADALAAALHELGIEAGDRMALTLPNWPEFVVAAFAGAKLGATIVPLNPRFTTPELQYMLRHSETAVVVTAENWEGVDYLARYESFLATLPDLQYVVSVGEEDLWYDDRIHQFEDLVSSGEGRPYPRRPGSPGELFAILYTSGTMGKPKGVALSHANLLSTAAATADAVGLQAGDVVFGLNTLFNVFGLGTGVLGTLAAGGTLVLQERDDPAYALETVERERVSVYHGVPTNFALALEEPTLEGRDLSSLRTGIVAGAPAPEELVARVQRGLLPGIRIGYGMTETSETVAVTRAEDPPGKRLATVGQPLPEVEIRIIDVDGTVLPEESVGEIAVRGPGVMQGYYRQPSETAGAFTADGFFLTGDLGMVDEEGYLHILGRRKEMIIRGGFNVYPREVEDRLHAHPAVLDVAVVGLPDEILGEMSCACIVPVEGAIVTGEEIKDFCREVLADYKVPDLVRFLDSFPMTGSGKVRRVELARMISAEESSRR